A stretch of bacterium DNA encodes these proteins:
- a CDS encoding SPASM domain-containing protein, translating to MTSNLKEKMTAMFIPAPLLISARRIGLRRLFAMLFAIGYGYIGVVWYLLRKRGPVAAWKFISVKLFTPVGPGGAGIWWFFAGPFIRRFPQLYGMPKQLEMEITTTCAKRCIHCEHTYWSRESQPIKQMSYEQVTGVMEQFPGLRWASLVGEGSSFEHKEMKRFIKYLRDRNIMSYVPDHMCDYDDELIEYIVDNDMEGIVLSFDGASKETYEAVKVGCKYERTMENVKKMVEMKKRKGSPFPEIMFVYIAMKNNVHEIPDFVDVVASMGQRQEFGAGSRIGIIRLLAFKQILHLQLEDIPQEIIDETYRRADKHGMLVNFTGTNVREELPEPSCCMAWMEPYIMMDGYVSQCCAVFISNNRDFIREHAHGNVLRENFRDIWYNRSYKALRYSINKPDRPIPMQCVGCRIFNTLPREKKYGIMNTGTGEVMTLREFYDNHMGENMKWRYEDVDMDQEIKNQGR from the coding sequence ATGACTTCAAACCTGAAGGAGAAGATGACGGCCATGTTCATTCCGGCCCCCCTGCTCATAAGCGCAAGGCGGATCGGTTTGCGGCGGTTGTTTGCCATGCTTTTTGCCATCGGCTACGGCTACATCGGGGTCGTCTGGTACCTGCTTCGCAAGCGCGGACCCGTCGCCGCCTGGAAGTTCATCAGCGTCAAGCTGTTTACCCCAGTTGGCCCGGGCGGGGCGGGCATCTGGTGGTTTTTCGCCGGGCCGTTCATCCGGAGATTCCCCCAGCTTTACGGGATGCCCAAGCAGCTGGAGATGGAGATCACCACGACCTGCGCCAAGAGGTGCATCCACTGCGAGCACACCTACTGGTCCAGGGAGTCCCAGCCTATCAAGCAGATGAGCTACGAACAGGTCACTGGAGTCATGGAGCAGTTCCCTGGCCTGCGCTGGGCAAGTCTCGTGGGTGAAGGAAGTTCCTTCGAACACAAGGAGATGAAGCGGTTCATCAAGTACCTGCGGGACAGGAACATCATGTCCTACGTCCCCGACCACATGTGCGATTACGATGACGAACTCATCGAATACATCGTCGACAACGACATGGAGGGCATCGTCCTCTCTTTCGACGGCGCAAGCAAGGAAACCTACGAGGCAGTGAAGGTGGGATGCAAATACGAGCGCACCATGGAAAACGTGAAAAAAATGGTGGAGATGAAAAAAAGGAAAGGATCACCTTTCCCGGAGATCATGTTTGTTTACATCGCCATGAAAAACAACGTCCACGAGATACCGGATTTCGTCGATGTCGTGGCAAGCATGGGACAACGTCAGGAGTTTGGAGCCGGGTCCAGGATCGGTATCATCCGTTTACTCGCCTTCAAACAGATCCTCCACCTGCAACTGGAGGATATCCCCCAGGAGATCATCGACGAGACCTACCGCAGGGCGGACAAGCACGGGATGCTGGTGAACTTTACAGGTACCAACGTCAGGGAGGAGCTTCCCGAGCCTTCCTGCTGCATGGCCTGGATGGAACCGTACATCATGATGGATGGCTACGTCTCACAGTGCTGCGCGGTTTTCATTTCCAACAACAGGGATTTCATCCGGGAGCATGCCCACGGCAACGTCCTGCGGGAAAATTTCAGGGATATCTGGTACAACCGCTCCTACAAGGCCCTCAGGTACAGCATCAACAAGCCGGACAGGCCCATCCCCATGCAGTGTGTCGGCTGTCGCATCTTCAATACACTTCCCAGGGAGAAAAAATACGGGATCATGAACACAGGGAC